A window of the Bos indicus x Bos taurus breed Angus x Brahman F1 hybrid chromosome X, Bos_hybrid_MaternalHap_v2.0, whole genome shotgun sequence genome harbors these coding sequences:
- the MCTS1 gene encoding malignant T-cell-amplified sequence 1 isoform X2 translates to MFKKNAFCFSLQKSFGRFDEKENVSNCIQLKTSVIKGIKNQLIEQFPGIEPWLNQIMPKKDPVKIVRCHEHIEILTVNGELLFFRQREGPFYPTLRLLHKYPFILPHQQVDKGAIKFVLSGANIMCPGLTSPGAKLYPAAVDTIVAIMAEGKQHALCVGVMKMSAEDIEKVNKGIGIENIHYLNDGLWHMKTYK, encoded by the exons aaatgctttttgtttttccttgcaAAAATCATTTGGCAGatttgatgaaaaagaaaatgtgtccaATTGCATCCAGTTGAAAACCTCAGTTATAAAGGGTATTAAGAATCAATTGATAGAACAGTTTCCAGGTATTGAACCATGGCTTAATCAAATCATGCCTAAGAAAGATCCTGTCAAAATAGTGCGATG CCATGAACATATAGAAATCCTTACAGTAAATGGAGAGTTACTATTTTTTAGACAAAGAGAAGGGCCTTTTTATCCAACCCTAAGATTACTTCACAAAT atCCTTTTATCCTGCCACATCAGCAGGTTGACAAAGGAGCCATCAAATTTGTACTCAGTGGAGCAAATATAATGTGTCCAGGTTTAACTTCTCCCGGAGCTAAACTTTACCCTGCTGCAGTAGATACGATTGTT GCAATCATGGCAGAAGGAAAACAGCATGCTCTGTGTGTTGGAGTCATGAAGATGTCTGCAGAAGATAT TGAGAAAGTCAACAAAGGAATTGGCATTGAAAATATCCATTATTTAAATGATGGGCTGTGGCATATGAAGACATATAAATGA
- the C1GALT1C1 gene encoding C1GALT1-specific chaperone 1 produces the protein MLSESSSFLKGVMLGSIFCALVTMLGHIRIGHGSRMHHHEHHHLQAPNKEDILKISEDERMELSKSFRVYCILLVRPKDVSLWAAVKETWTNHCDKVDFFSSENVKVFESINMETNDMWLMMRKAYKYAFDKYRDQYNWFFLARPTTFAIIENLKYFLLKKDPSQPFYLGHTVKSGDLEYVSMEGGIVLSIESMKRLNSLLSIPEKCPEQGGMIWKISEDKQLAVCLKYAGVFAENAEDSEGKDIFNTKSVGLFIKEAMTNHPNQVVEGCCSDMAVTFNGLTPNQMHVMMYGVYRLRAFGHVFNDALVFLPPNGSDND, from the coding sequence ATGCTTTCTGAAAGCAGTTCATTTTTGAAGGGTGTAATGCTTGGAAGCATTTTCTGTGCCTTGGTCACTATGCTAGGACACATTAGGATTGGTCATGGAAGTAGAATGCACCACCATGAGCATCATCATCTCCAAGCTCCCAATAAAGAAGACATCTTGAAAATTTCAGAGGATGAACGCATGGAACTCAGTAAGAGCTTTCGGGTATACTGTATCCTCCTTGTCAGACCCAAAGATGTGAGCCTCTGGGCTGCAGTGAAAGAAACTTGGACCAATCACTGTGACAAAGTAGACTTCTTCAGTTCTGAAAATGTTAAAGTGTTTGAGTCAATTAACATGGAAACAAATGACATGTGGTTAATGATGAGAAAAGCTTACAAATACGCCTTTGATAAATATAGAGACCAATACAACTGGTTCTTCCTTGCACGCCCCACTACGTTTGCTATTATTGAAAACTTAAAGTACTTTTTGTTAAAAAAGGATCCATCACAACCTTTCTATCTAGGTCACACTGTAAAATCTGGAGATCTGGAGTATGTGAGTATGGAAGGAGGAATTGTCTTAAGTATAGAATCAATGAAGAGACTTAACAGCCTTCTCAGTATTCCTGAGAAGTGTCCTGAACAGggagggatgatttggaagaTATCTGAAGATAAGCAGCTTGCTGTCTGCCTGAAATATGCTGGAGTGTTTGCAGAAAATGCAGAAGATTCTGAAGGAAAAGATATATTTAACACCAAATCTGTTGGGCTTTTTATTAAAGAGGCAATGACTAATCACCCAAACCAGGTAGTAGAAGGATGTTGTTCAGATATGGCTGTTACTTTTAATGGACTGACACCTAATCAGATGCATGTAATGATGTATGGGGTATACCGTCTTAGGGCATTTGGGCATGTTTTCAATGATGCATTGGTTTTCCTACCTCCAAATGGTTCTGACAATGACTGA
- the MCTS1 gene encoding malignant T-cell-amplified sequence 1 isoform X3: protein MGKGRFDEKENVSNCIQLKTSVIKGIKNQLIEQFPGIEPWLNQIMPKKDPVKIVRCHEHIEILTVNGELLFFRQREGPFYPTLRLLHKYPFILPHQQVDKGAIKFVLSGANIMCPGLTSPGAKLYPAAVDTIVAIMAEGKQHALCVGVMKMSAEDIEKVNKGIGIENIHYLNDGLWHMKTYK from the exons atttgatgaaaaagaaaatgtgtccaATTGCATCCAGTTGAAAACCTCAGTTATAAAGGGTATTAAGAATCAATTGATAGAACAGTTTCCAGGTATTGAACCATGGCTTAATCAAATCATGCCTAAGAAAGATCCTGTCAAAATAGTGCGATG CCATGAACATATAGAAATCCTTACAGTAAATGGAGAGTTACTATTTTTTAGACAAAGAGAAGGGCCTTTTTATCCAACCCTAAGATTACTTCACAAAT atCCTTTTATCCTGCCACATCAGCAGGTTGACAAAGGAGCCATCAAATTTGTACTCAGTGGAGCAAATATAATGTGTCCAGGTTTAACTTCTCCCGGAGCTAAACTTTACCCTGCTGCAGTAGATACGATTGTT GCAATCATGGCAGAAGGAAAACAGCATGCTCTGTGTGTTGGAGTCATGAAGATGTCTGCAGAAGATAT TGAGAAAGTCAACAAAGGAATTGGCATTGAAAATATCCATTATTTAAATGATGGGCTGTGGCATATGAAGACATATAAATGA
- the MCTS1 gene encoding malignant T-cell-amplified sequence 1 isoform X4 — translation MFKKFDEKENVSNCIQLKTSVIKGIKNQLIEQFPGIEPWLNQIMPKKDPVKIVRCHEHIEILTVNGELLFFRQREGPFYPTLRLLHKYPFILPHQQVDKGAIKFVLSGANIMCPGLTSPGAKLYPAAVDTIVAIMAEGKQHALCVGVMKMSAEDIEKVNKGIGIENIHYLNDGLWHMKTYK, via the exons atttgatgaaaaagaaaatgtgtccaATTGCATCCAGTTGAAAACCTCAGTTATAAAGGGTATTAAGAATCAATTGATAGAACAGTTTCCAGGTATTGAACCATGGCTTAATCAAATCATGCCTAAGAAAGATCCTGTCAAAATAGTGCGATG CCATGAACATATAGAAATCCTTACAGTAAATGGAGAGTTACTATTTTTTAGACAAAGAGAAGGGCCTTTTTATCCAACCCTAAGATTACTTCACAAAT atCCTTTTATCCTGCCACATCAGCAGGTTGACAAAGGAGCCATCAAATTTGTACTCAGTGGAGCAAATATAATGTGTCCAGGTTTAACTTCTCCCGGAGCTAAACTTTACCCTGCTGCAGTAGATACGATTGTT GCAATCATGGCAGAAGGAAAACAGCATGCTCTGTGTGTTGGAGTCATGAAGATGTCTGCAGAAGATAT TGAGAAAGTCAACAAAGGAATTGGCATTGAAAATATCCATTATTTAAATGATGGGCTGTGGCATATGAAGACATATAAATGA
- the MCTS1 gene encoding malignant T-cell-amplified sequence 1 isoform X1 — MGKGRNAFCFSLQKSFGRFDEKENVSNCIQLKTSVIKGIKNQLIEQFPGIEPWLNQIMPKKDPVKIVRCHEHIEILTVNGELLFFRQREGPFYPTLRLLHKYPFILPHQQVDKGAIKFVLSGANIMCPGLTSPGAKLYPAAVDTIVAIMAEGKQHALCVGVMKMSAEDIEKVNKGIGIENIHYLNDGLWHMKTYK; from the exons aaatgctttttgtttttccttgcaAAAATCATTTGGCAGatttgatgaaaaagaaaatgtgtccaATTGCATCCAGTTGAAAACCTCAGTTATAAAGGGTATTAAGAATCAATTGATAGAACAGTTTCCAGGTATTGAACCATGGCTTAATCAAATCATGCCTAAGAAAGATCCTGTCAAAATAGTGCGATG CCATGAACATATAGAAATCCTTACAGTAAATGGAGAGTTACTATTTTTTAGACAAAGAGAAGGGCCTTTTTATCCAACCCTAAGATTACTTCACAAAT atCCTTTTATCCTGCCACATCAGCAGGTTGACAAAGGAGCCATCAAATTTGTACTCAGTGGAGCAAATATAATGTGTCCAGGTTTAACTTCTCCCGGAGCTAAACTTTACCCTGCTGCAGTAGATACGATTGTT GCAATCATGGCAGAAGGAAAACAGCATGCTCTGTGTGTTGGAGTCATGAAGATGTCTGCAGAAGATAT TGAGAAAGTCAACAAAGGAATTGGCATTGAAAATATCCATTATTTAAATGATGGGCTGTGGCATATGAAGACATATAAATGA